Genomic segment of Arachis hypogaea cultivar Tifrunner chromosome 16, arahy.Tifrunner.gnm2.J5K5, whole genome shotgun sequence:
aaaacaaTAATTAACCTTCCCCCTTTCTAGTTCCCATTAATCCGTTGTTGCTGTTGCTGTATAAATCATGCCAAAAATTAAAGATGTTGTTGACTGCTGACACGGGTATAAGAGATGACAAAGTTATTCATTTAATAACTTTGCATAAATTGTTAGGAGCGtctgatttttctcttttttagtaATACTAGTGTATGTTccataatacataaaattataaaatttttttattaaatttaaatgaaaaatatttatagaaataattattacaaatattttacaacttaaaaatattaaaaataattaatatttattttaatcaatttagaTTGGTTGAATGGTCATTTTATTTGTCCgtttaagcaagtatttggagttCGAATATCGTCTTGTGTGTATAACAATCCATTAGTTAGCGacagacccttaataaatagagtatCAATATGTGGTGGATTAGTCATCGACTTGTTGAGTTAGGAAATCCGTagcaaaaaaaattgtatttgtctttaaaatagattaattttcaTTAATAGCAATACTCATGGActttgtctttgttgaaatttacttggaacaattttatttgttggtatcatattcattcttgaagtcaaaacaatatgatcaaccTTATTACTTGTTAAAATTTCACATTTTATGAAGTGatttctaaattttcaaaattcataaacttatgtcattacaaaagttattagatcgattaatatttttgtaacatAGTGTACCGAAACaccatcgttgagtattagttagtgtgaagagaaaccaataacaacttttgttattcaatatataatttattctattaaaaaataaattaatattttctaaacttgtaaatatattttcttctaattcttacactattttatttgacaatatttatCATTAAAAAGAGCAAATGACCATATTATTTTACAATATATATGatatacaaaataatttgttatgttaaaattaattctggttagtgagatagaatttaaaataattttttatttcttactcaaatttaaatttaaatttaaaattgattaacaactcattttgttatttcaataaaaaataaattaattagatacaaaatattcagcatttaataattttaattatttaaattttaattatcaaaaattggattaaaaattaattataaacttagtaatcgataatatatatatatatatataatatccaatatattaattatttaatttttttgacagaattaatgtataatctatttgaggattgatttattatccaaaatttttttcataaactttgtaatatgtgaaaatagtgatcttattttttttaattattatttaagaaatttttcataatttttaattatgtatttaacttaattaataacctttattattgcttttatactaaaaaaatatcaatttatactatttatatatttttcactactaataaataaataaatatttgtactattatatttattgtccTAGATAATGACTTAAGTtacttattttgtatgttaaataatattttgtatattaaatttattaaatattaagatgaaaaaattattcaataaattatataaatagtcattacagaaaagaaaaaaaattatatatcatatataataattcttgatatatatatattgtcatgttaatattaagattatctattttaattatgtgagtgattattgttattttcactttttcgttacattagaaaaaaatattaaaactaaaaaagagataattaattttttaaacttgAATTAAAAAATGTCTTGTAAATATTAAGTGttgtaatattaaaaaatttccaACTTTTACATATAGaaagtgttataatattaaatagtatagtatttgctataacaatgactcaaaatattaatccaaAATATATTTGGGCCTATTAAGTCCTCAATGCAAGCAAGATCAACTAAAATTCATTGTTAGGGTCTCAAATCCGACTTACGTTCGTTACCTTAAATGCCAATGCAGATAAAGTCCACGTGTCCCTTCTTAAATCGGCTCAGATTGGATCTCGTTGCTAGTTAGATATGGTAATGAGTAGTCAGGAGAGCGTGAGAAGCCCCCTTTCCATTCCTCactcctatttaaaaaaaaatgtctcCGTTCCTTCTCTGTCATTGCAAGTTCCTGTTTAATTACCCCTTAGGGAACGCAGATCTCCTCGAGTATCTACGAATATTCtttgaaaacttttgaaaaaattaacacaaaaagacataatataataatcataaaataatcaattcaatataattcaacacaatttataacatattcgttataaaacatattccaacataataacataacataattttttggaaCGATACTGAGCGACGTAGTGACAAACTTGAGAAgcagagaaagtgagttagagagagagGATTGAGGCTGAGAATGAGTctggaagaaaaaggaagaatttgAATTGGAAGTAGAAATTAGGGttactaaattcaagaaatggatttatatatatatatataaattatgataaattaataattttatattctcgtacatttaataggttttatgcggCGGGTACTTATGTTCATGTCCCATTAAGAGTGACAAACGAAAAAGCCCGCCATTTGGTAGGCTAGCCCGCCTCGCCCCGCCTGGTAAGGCGGTCCTGAATTTCTCCCCCGTCCCGCCTAATGGTACGCTGGCGAGTTGGCGGGTTCTCTTTCTTTttataaaccattaaatattaaacaatatatataattttacaacaatttcaataaatttataatttataatttctaaaaacataaaaaaaattattatttttaaattcacacatattaaaatctttataattataaatatgtaataaacataatcgtaaaccaaatttattgaaataaaataataaaaccaacattgtccaaagcaaaataaatattgtccaaaatatataattaaacatcttcaagtttataatcaatcaaatataaaacataatccaaaatataataaaaaaattatatataatagaataaaattatattaatatttttatatattatatataaattataattcaaatggtaactcCATATTTTTATCATGTTTGCACTTCTATATCAGTTTTGATATTATCCATGGTAACTCcgtatttttatgatttaattaataaaaatgatgacattaatatttttcataagtcttattattatttatagttagaaaatagccataaataaatttatttccttaATAAATGTTAATTTTGTCGTCAAATTAtatattacctttaaaattttagcgtaattgagtctaatttctacattttgaaatgaatttataCGAAAAAATTAATacgtaaatcacattattattacaaaattatttttttaatataattagtggtgcttatttgaaccattaaatttagtttctaatgatattaaagtcaacctattttattatcttgtaccttcaaagaatttacacgactgacataaaaatataacaattgaaaaaaaaatcattacaatgggtatattcattttaacaaatattcttctatctaatactataaaaaaatacattggcCACTTTGAATTGCTACATGTCAACTTCTATCCTCAGTAGTAGAATGTCTAAATTGAGATATATTcatcaaacaaataattaataaaatattcatccgtactttctcattttggatacatttatatataaaagaaattatacataaataaaaaaaaaaagaagaaaagaatagttgAAAACTTGAAATAGCAAGAGTAATAAAATcacgattcttataattttgtgtggccatCTATATATAATAGACCAGACAACTatcattatctaacaaaattaatttgtatttattacactcaacttgaataagtaaaaaattatcttattttaatttagtcattAATTCACATAATTTGAATTTAGCACAATATATAtgatttgttttaatttaattattagttgaaaatatctcaattgcccattttattcatagatttattattttaataactaataaagtaatcaaattaattaattagtacacacaataaatttagtttaataaattaaaagaaataaattaaaaaatactaacagaatattaaaataaataatttggaaATATTACCAaaacaaattgatataaattataataaattatatatctaatcaaatcaattagttgatatagttagtttatcgtaataacttgtatttaatgagttaaaagaaataaatcgggaaacactctcagaagcatgccacgtcagctccattattaagtgcagaaatccgatttttatataataaaatagatgattttaaatttttaattgcatTACCCTGTGAAAACTTAGGGGAGGCCGGAAGTGGGACTAAATCTCATATAGtgcttttatttttagtattttaaattcaaaatttactatATTGATTTTTGAGATCTAATTCTGGATATATCCTCTTGGTCTCTGAACCTTCTTCGGCACTAAATCATTGAATAGTGTACTGAGTTGGCTTGACTTGTTATGCCGGACATAGCTTATTTTACCGTTTAAATTAggcaaaaacaaaattattttgaaaaataaagagataaaataatTTACACATTACATaaactcttcttcattttcttgtttttgccTTGTTTAAACACCAAAATGAAACGATATTATTTAGCCATGTATTTAGCATAACAAGTTTAAAACATGCTCAAGACTCTATTCGAGGACTCAACGCTGGAAAGAATCCAGTAACTAATATAGTAATCAAAGCTGGATCCTAAATACCAGTATAGTAAATTTTAGATCTAAAAGACTAAAATGGTAAAAATTGTAAAATACCACTTTGGAAGTTTAGTCGGGGAGAGGGTATAAAAGTCTTTTCCCGCTTTTGAATCTTTCGTCTTGCTGATTTAGAAGACGCgccacaaaattaaaatacaaaggaATAAGGAATAAATAAATGTACCATACCATCATGGCATCATAATTCAAAGATTACCTAAAATTTATTCAACTATCTATCATGCTTGCAAACAAAAAGACTGTTAGGTAGGAGGCATTAATATGCCAGTTAGACGTCCTTCTAACAAAACAATGAAACATCATGtgcaaaaaattgaattttgcgCCATATTTATATATCTTGTAACAGTTATTCAGGACTATACTTCAGCATTTCACATACCCCAAAATTCAAATCTAGAAAGAATCACTCACGTATCCCAAGTTCTAGAGGACTTTTATACAATACAATAATACTACATAGCATGACAGAGACAAGTTGGACTCTGCCTAAAATAAAATGGCCAAGCAATATACTAGAAGACAAATATAATTCAAACCCCACGTGTCTGAGTAGGATGGGGGAAGAGGGTTAATATGGGTTTAAGGGGATTAGCAACAAACACTAACCCCATTAATCACAACATATCTTAAAAGAATTATGCATTCATGAAGTGGAGATTCATTGAAGAATCAATTGACTATTTAAGAATGCAATTTGATAAGAGCAAACTTTTATCATTGGCATTGTGGTAGTAATCTGCAAGTTGGACAATACCATTTACCCTTGAACCTTGTCTCTTGAGTTAAGCCGACACATGAATAGTGGAACCATTCTCCTCCTTGGCACTATCAAGAAAAACAGacatttgtattattattgttagaGCTTTCACAGTCGTGTGCGAATCTGCATCGTTTATCTTTCAGGGAAAAGCTACACATTCTAGCTACAAACATGGACTGAACATCTAATCAGAGGTTTATATTCATATAGGATTTTAAGAACTCTCCTATATGCTGACTTCTTAAATTTACTTTATGTTCATATATCCATCCATCATCCAATGCAGCATGTATACAGGCAGCAGCTTTACTATCATTCTTTTGAAATAGCTATTGAACTATTTGCAAACATTCTCAGAGtgataattaacaaataaacaaacggtggagaagggaaaaaaaaaagtcaacaaaaGTAATCTTTTCGGTACTGTTTGGTTAGTGTCCATGTACACTGGAAACATGGACATAGTGGCAAATGTCCACCGCTTATTCGTTAAGATGTATTTTGTGTTCTTATAAAAGGTTAAGACACAGAGACATAAAAAACAGCTTTTTGTTATAGTCTTgtccttaaaaaatttttaaatcccaCCTCTACCCTCAGTCCCTCACCTTTACCAACATATTGCCTCTTCCTCAACCCTTCTCATTCCTCcctgctcctcctcctcctacCTCAGACCCCTTCACCTCCTCCCTTTAGCTGCCTCTGCCTTGCCACCCCTTCCTCCACCTTTCTACCTCCACCACACTCCCTCTCTATCCTCTTTGTCACAACCTCTACCCTCACCTCTCTTCCTCAGCCGTCTCCTTCGCTGAGGTACCACATTTTTATGTTTACTTATAGACAATAATATGATAATATCTCGTAAATAATTATGCCATAGTGTTGCTATTCATCTAGCCTACAAAAGAAGCCATGAAATTCCTAAATAGAAAACAAAGCAGCAACAAGAACCATTATATTAAATGTGGATATTTGGGGAAACCCGATTtctccaaagaaaaagaaagaggcaAAGCAAAACATAGAGCAAGAGAGAGCAAAGCAAAATGAACTTACATTTTCATTGTCACAAGCAATCATGTCACCAAAAGACACCTAAAAAATCAGAGAACCAAATTGCTTCAGTTTCTTAGCAGAACATCTTGAGCAGATAACAAGATATATTAGGAACAACAAATTAGAACCTGATGACAAACACAGTATGTTGGCTCATTTGGATCAATAGGTGTATCCATCTCCATAGGAGTTACATACTCCTTCTTATGGCTACCTGGTGGAGGCATTAGCTCAAAGTCTCTATCATGCTCCCGATCCCAGTCTCTATCCCTGTAATCAAGCCTCTTTGACTGTGGTGTTACATATAAGGGCTTGCGTTTTTCAGGTTTAGGGACTATAGGCAATGGGGGAAGAATTGCTGGTTCATCCGGTGGTATTTTCCCCTCTGATAAAGTTAAATGTGAAAGGGGGGAAAAAAGAAAATTTGCTAGATCACAACTtcattatgttaaaaaaataagtaaagtAACACATTTTTATCAGTTTTTAGAAAGTCTCCTGAATTACAAAACAATTATTCCCGTGGTTTTTAGTGTCTCTCGCTAGTGCATTACATATTACTTTATACAGATCCAAAAACATAAAACTATGTACTTTCTCCCAAACTCTCTTACcacaaatataattataattggcATAATTGACTGCCACTGTTTCGAACATTAGATGAATCACTTACTTTTAGGTAAGGTGCTTTGTAGCATCAATTAAGGCATACCTACTTCCATTTTAAATACATACATTGCAGTCTTACTTTTGATACTATAAACTGAAATTTTAACTGAAATTAATATAGCAGCGAGACCTACTGCCTGTACTCATCAATAACAGAAAATAACAACAAAGCCTTATTCTACAAAGTGGGATTGGTTACACTGAACAAATGACATTGCTGTGTCCTATTACAAACCATGCATGTAGACATGACTATTTGTAACTATCCTTGGATGAATTATCCATGCATCACTCAAAATAAGTCAGAAAGGAAATCATATTAGTTTACCTTGCTTCAGATCTTCGGCAAAGTTGTTTAAATCCTCATCAAGACGTTTGACATGACTATCTATCTGAAGAAAATACAGAATATTCAAACTGGTAAATGTAGTTGTATGGTGTTGCTTATtcacatgagagagagagagagagagagagagagagagagagagagagaataaaaggaaataaagataTCCACATGATCTTGTAAATTAAGTAAAATGCACGTCATGATGGTTCCAACTTCCAGAGCTTCACTATGCCATCCAGCACAAAGCTTAATGTGTTATAAGCTTATAGCTATCATCCAAAGGCCATGTTGCGTATTCAAAATAAGTACAGTAACATACAGAAGCGAATAAAAATAGAAATCTTTTTAATGTCCAGCATGTTATCTAAGATGACTACTTATAAAAGCAGACGAGAAAAGCATAAGGAATTCTTTTGGAAAATCTTAAACCTTAAAGGTATCATCACCAGCCAGATTATTAAAGTTAAAAGAGCTATTTTTTGTTGGAATAATCCATTATCATGCAATATTGCTGAAACGGAGCATCCAGAGCAATATGCTCCTTCTTCATAAATGAAGCTTCTTGTAAAAAAGGAGAATCAGAAGTAACTCTGAAAATATATTCTCTCTGCTGAATGTGATAATGGTACAAGATTTTTGTGTAGTGCAAGTGATTTTAGTAGCCCTTGAGTACAGAATAGCACATGTAAACCTGTTTTCTATGATGACTCACAGGAAGTGAGAAACCTCTTAGTGTTGACTAGGTGTTAATCATACAGAAtcaataattttcaaatttatttgctTTAAGTGGCTATTCgaatatcatctagattctagACATAGATGATATGTTCTGTTCTTATTCTGGTAAGGAgttcattctcttttcttttgatgtcatatatatatatatatatggtttctGAAAAGCAGCATACTCGGTAATTCAGTATCATAATAATACTTGGTTGAATTGTGAATCTTTATTCAAACTTGTGCCATTATTAATCCACATAAGAGTCAAGTGGATGTTGAATCGTTATTTTTATGTAAGAAAGGgaataaataaagagtt
This window contains:
- the LOC112754887 gene encoding PHD finger protein ING2-like, producing MAIARTGVYVDDYLEYASTLPAELQRLLNTVRELDERSQSMINQTRQQTKVCMGISSHGSKKGNHVSGHHYNNNHHANEEDEAAIEKLRKEIEANQDNALNLCTEKVLLARQAYDLIDSHVKRLDEDLNNFAEDLKQEGKIPPDEPAILPPLPIVPKPEKRKPLYVTPQSKRLDYRDRDWDREHDRDFELMPPPGSHKKEYVTPMEMDTPIDPNEPTYCVCHQVSFGDMIACDNENCQGGEWFHYSCVGLTQETRFKGKWYCPTCRLLPQCQ